A stretch of the Candidatus Jettenia sp. AMX2 genome encodes the following:
- a CDS encoding ABC transporter ATP-binding protein: MKIKLQNITKQYHHTTAVHGLNLEIHDGEFLVVLGPSGSGKSTTLNMLAGLEIPTSGKIFFNDIVVNTIPPGKRDIALVFQNYALYPHMKCYDNIAFPLKVRKDRDLHQKVIQSAKMLGLSALLNKYPKELSGGERQRVALARALVRNPQVFLMDEPLSNLDARLRLSARGELKKLQRERNITTVYVTHDQTEALTLGDRIVIMDKGSLQQAGTPVEIYQKPQNTFIAGFIGAPPMNLIQVKKESTYSFLTGDNSVELSVPVPNKSHLILGIRPEHLTVVPAEKDYIISCLVENIEYLGDESIAHIKISPTVMWYAKNITEGIKTGSKAGLLFSQQNIHWFDTITKVRMN, from the coding sequence ATGAAAATAAAACTACAAAACATTACGAAACAGTATCATCATACCACCGCCGTTCATGGTCTGAATCTGGAGATACACGATGGTGAGTTTCTTGTTGTACTGGGGCCAAGCGGCAGCGGAAAATCGACAACATTAAATATGCTTGCAGGATTAGAGATTCCTACATCCGGAAAGATATTTTTTAATGATATCGTCGTTAATACCATCCCCCCGGGGAAAAGGGATATTGCATTGGTTTTTCAGAACTATGCCCTGTATCCGCATATGAAATGTTATGACAATATTGCCTTTCCCTTAAAAGTAAGAAAAGACAGGGACTTGCACCAGAAGGTTATTCAGTCGGCAAAGATGCTGGGATTAAGTGCTTTACTGAATAAATATCCGAAGGAGCTCTCAGGAGGTGAGAGGCAAAGGGTTGCATTGGCAAGGGCTCTTGTCAGAAATCCGCAGGTCTTTCTGATGGATGAACCGTTGAGCAATCTGGATGCACGGCTCCGGCTTTCGGCGAGAGGTGAGCTAAAAAAATTACAAAGGGAACGTAATATAACAACCGTATATGTCACCCATGATCAAACAGAGGCGCTTACTCTCGGAGACCGTATCGTGATAATGGATAAAGGAAGCCTGCAGCAGGCCGGCACACCGGTTGAAATATATCAAAAACCTCAAAATACCTTTATTGCAGGATTTATTGGAGCACCACCCATGAATCTGATACAGGTTAAAAAAGAAAGTACTTATTCTTTTCTTACAGGAGACAACAGCGTTGAACTTTCTGTTCCTGTGCCAAACAAAAGCCACCTTATTCTTGGTATCCGGCCAGAACATTTAACTGTCGTTCCGGCAGAAAAGGATTACATTATTTCCTGTCTTGTTGAAAACATAGAATATCTGGGAGATGAATCGATCGCCCATATAAAAATTAGCCCAACGGTAATGTGGTATGCCAAAAACATCACTGAAGGAATCAAAACAGGCAGCAAGGCTGGTTTGTTATTTTCACAACAGAATATCCATTGGTTTGATACAATAACAAAGGTAAGAATGAATTAG
- a CDS encoding carbohydrate ABC transporter permease — protein MRIYKKILFYFLLTVAISWSIFPFLWILLTSIKPPHQIMQLPPVFPVSITFNAYKNVILGSYFPHYLFNSFMVSLSTVFIIMPIALLAAYSISRFSFRGKKPILFMIIVLFTLPSISLVAALYKLFYTLGWINLPISLIATYSTLNFPLAFFLLTKYLDKIPVEMDSAALIDGCTHFQAFRYIISPIALPGTISAAVLIFIFCWNEFLFALTFTLDESSRMATVGIALFQGTFEIPWGDIAAASVIVTIPLLVFLMFFQRYVVQGLTAGALKG, from the coding sequence ATGAGAATTTACAAAAAGATTTTATTCTATTTCCTGCTGACTGTTGCAATATCCTGGAGTATATTCCCTTTCCTCTGGATTTTGTTAACATCCATCAAACCACCGCATCAGATTATGCAATTACCGCCTGTTTTTCCTGTCTCCATTACCTTTAACGCATATAAAAATGTCATTCTGGGAAGTTATTTTCCCCATTACCTCTTCAATAGTTTTATGGTATCGCTATCAACGGTGTTCATTATTATGCCAATTGCACTACTTGCGGCTTATAGTATCTCCCGTTTTTCATTCCGGGGAAAGAAACCTATCCTTTTTATGATTATTGTCTTATTCACCCTTCCTTCTATAAGCCTTGTGGCAGCTCTTTACAAACTGTTTTATACATTAGGGTGGATTAATCTTCCGATATCCCTTATCGCTACCTACAGCACCCTCAATTTCCCTTTGGCCTTTTTTCTTTTGACGAAGTATCTTGATAAAATTCCGGTAGAAATGGATAGCGCTGCGCTCATAGATGGCTGTACCCATTTTCAGGCATTCCGGTATATTATTTCCCCTATAGCATTGCCCGGCACAATCTCTGCGGCAGTGCTAATCTTCATCTTTTGCTGGAATGAATTCCTTTTTGCCCTTACTTTTACCCTGGATGAATCGTCACGAATGGCAACGGTCGGGATAGCCTTGTTTCAGGGTACTTTTGAAATCCCCTGGGGGGATATTGCCGCTGCCTCTGTTATCGTCACGATTCCGCTTCTTGTCTTTTTAATGTTTTTCCAAAGATACGTTGTGCAAGGTCTAACTGCCGGTGCATTAAAAGGATGA